The genomic region GGTGGGGCTGGCGGTGCGCCTCGACGCGCGGGTCGAACGGATGCCGGAACCGGCCACATGCACCCTTGCCGAACGCGTGGTTCCGGCTATCGCGGTCAATCCGTTCGAGGCTTCCGCCCCGATCAAGATCGAGCTTGCGATGCGCCGGATTTCCTCGTGACCCCGCCCCCGGAGATATTGCTCGTCACCGGCATGTCCGGCGCCGGCAAGTCGACCGTGCTTAAGACGCTGGAAGACCTCGGCTGGGAGGTGGTGGACAATCTGCCGCTCTCGCTGCTCGACCGGTTGCTCAACGCCCTGCCGCCCGAAGGGACAGAGGGGATGCAGCGCCCGCTCGCCCTCGGCATAGGCGCGCGCACGCGGGATTTCGACGCGGCGCAGGTCGTCGCGCAGGTCGATCGGCTCCGCGCCAAGGGCGGCTATGAGATCGGCACGCTGTTCCTCGATTGCGATTCGGACGAGCTGGCCCGGCGCTACGACGAGACACGCCGCCGCCATCCGCTCGCACTCGACCGGCCGGCGCGCGACGGGATCGAGCGCGAGCGGGAGTTGCTCGCGCCGCTCCGCCGCTGGGCCAACCGGTTGATCGACACCAGCCATTTCAACGCCAATGCGCTGGCGCAGCAGGTGCGCGCGGCCTTCTCCCGCTCCGGGCTGGGCGATACGATCGTCTCGGTCATGTCATTCGGCTTCGCGCGCGGGCTGCCGGGCGACGCCGACCTGGTGTTCGACATGCGCTTCCTGCGCAATCCGCATTGGGAGCCGTCGCTGCGCCCCGGCACCGGCCAGGATGAGGATGTCGCCGCCTATATCGTCGCCGATCCCGCCTATGCGGACGCGCTGCGGCGGATCGAGGATCTGCTGCTGCTGCTCGTCCCGCGCTATATCGCGGAGGGAAAAGCCTATGTCACGATCGCGTTCGGCTGTACCGGGGGGAGACATCGCTCGGTCCATGTCGCCGAACGGGTGGCGGGGCGGTTGCTTAATGCCGGATTTTCGCCCACGGTCACGCATCGCGATCTCGCGGCGGCGCCGCAGGATGCGCTTGAGGGACACCCGATAGGGCAATGAACGACCTGAACAAGCAATTGATCGGCCTGGTACTGGTAACGCACGGGCGCCTCGCCGACGAATTCGTCACCGCGATGGAGCATGTCGTCGGCCCCCAGCAGCAGGTCCGCACCGTCGCGATCGGCCCCGATGACGACATGGAGGCGCGGCGCGGAGACATCCGCGATGCGATTGCCGCCGTCGACGCCGGGCGCGGCGTGATCGTGCTGACCGACCTGTTCGGCGGCACGCCCTCGAACCTCGCCATCTCGCTGATGGAGCGCGGCCGGGTGGAGGTGATCGCCGGCATCAACCTGCCGATGCTGATCCGGCTCGAATCGGCGCGCAAGGCGATGACGGTGGTCGCCGCCGTCGCCGCCGCGCGCGAGGCGGGGCGCAAATATATCTCGGTCGCATCGGAAGTGCTGGGCGAGGCCGCTGCGTGACGGTCTCGCGTGAGGTGCAGATCACCAACCGCCGCGGCCTCCACGCCCGCGCCAGCGCGAAATTCGTGACGCTCGCCTCGGCCCAGCCGATTCCGGTCAGCGTCGCCAAGGGCTGCTCCAGCGTCACCGGCACCTCGATCATGGGGCTGATGATGCTTGGCGCGGCGATGGGGGACACGATCGTCATCAGCGCGGTCGGCGAGGCGGCCGAACAGGTGGTTTCCGCCATGTGCGAGCTGGTCGAGGCCAAGTTCGGCGAGGATTGATGCCCCGCCAGATCACCGCTTATTCCAATCCGCTGGTGAAGCACGTCCGCGACCTGCGCGACAAGCGACACCGCCGCGAGTCACGCCAGTTCCTCGCCGAAGGGCTGCGCATCCTCACCGAGGCGCATGAGACGGGGCGCCTCCCCCGCCTGCTGTTCTTCGCCGCCGCCAGCGCGCGGCATCCGCTGGTCGAGCGACTGGTCGCGGCGGTCGAGGCGGCCGGCGGCGAGGCGATCGAGACGACGCCGGACATCCTTTCCAAACTCTCCGGCAAGGACAATCCGCAGGCCGTCGTCGGCGTGTTCGATGAGTTCGCCACCGCCCTCGACGCGCTCGACCGGAGCGGCGCCGGCATCTGGCTGGTCGCCGAGCGGCTGCGCGATCCGGGCAATCTCGGCACGATCCTTCGTACCGGCGATGCGGTCGGCACCGGCGGGCTGATCCTGATCGGCGATTGCGTCGATCCCTTCTCGGTCGAAGCGGTGCGCGCCAGCATGGGGGCGCTGTTCACGGTGCCGGTGGTGCGCTGCGATTGGGAGGCGTTTCTGACATGGCTGCGCGCCGGGCCGGGCATGTTGGTCGGCCTCAGCCTCCAGACCAAGCATGACTATCGCGCGCCCTCCTACCCCGCCCCCACCTTCCTCCTCACCGGCAACGAGGCGCAGGGGCTGCCGGAGGAATATGAGGCCGCTTGCGACCTGCTCGTGAAGCTGCCGATGCTCGGCAAGGCGGACAGTCTCAACGCGGCGGTGGCGACCGCCGTGATGGCCTATCAGGTGCTTGCAAGCCAGCGCGGATAGAAGCTATCGCCATACCGGGTTTTTGAATGGAACGGGATGAGGGCATGAAGCGCTTCGAGGGCACCCAGAGCTATGTCGCGACCGAGGATCTGAAGGTCGCGGTCAACGCCGCCGTCATGCTCCGCCGCCCGCTGCTGGTGAAGGGCGAGCCGGGCACCGGCAAGACCGTCCTCGCCTATGAGATCGCCAAGGCGACCGGCGCGCCGCTGATCGAGTGGAACGTCAAGTCCACCACCAAGGCGCAGCAAGGCCTCTATGAATATGACGCGGTCGCCCGCCTGCGCGACGGCCAGCTCGGTGACGAGCGTGTCCACGACATCTCGAACTATATCCGCAAGGGCAAATTGTGGGAGGCGTTCACCGCGCCGCAGCTTCCCGTCCTGCTGATCGACGAGATCGACAAGGCCGATATCGAGTTCCCCAACGACCTGTTGCAGGAACTCGACCGGATGGAGTTCCACGTTTACGAAACGCGCGAAACCGTCCGCGCTGCCGAGCGCCCGATCGTCGTCATCACCTCGAACAACGAGAAGGAACTGCCCGACGCCTTCCTGCGCCGCTGCTTCTTCCACTACATCAAATTCCCCGATCGCGAGACGATGCAGGCGATCGTCGACGTCCACTTCCCCGGCATCCAGAAGATGCTGGTGAGCAAGGCGATGGATATCTTCTACGAGGTTCGCGAGGTGCCCGGCCTCAAGAAGAAACCCTCGACCAGCGAATTGCTCGACTGGCTCAAGCTGCTGCTGCACGAGGACATGCCGCTGGACGTGCTCCAGAACCGCGACCCGACCAAGGCGATCCCGCCGCTGCACGGCGCGCTGCTCAAGAACGAGCAGGACGTGATGTTGTTCGAGCGGCTGGCGTTCATGGCGAAGCGGCAGGCCAATCGCCCCTGATTGTCGGCGAATCGATGAAGCGAGTCCCCGGCGCGACGATTCGCGCCGGGCGATAACCGGTTGTTAACCAATAAAGGTAACCATTCCGCCATCAGTGCAAGCTGAGAGAGCGGCGGGTGTTTAGACGATTTTCTTTCGGCCTGATGGGCCTTGCGGTTGCCGCGTCGGCCGTTCCTGCGTCCGCCGCGCTGCTGGATTATGTCGGGCAATGCGTGCCGTTCGCGCGCGCCGCGTCGGGCATCCAGATCTACGGCGACGCCTGGACATGGTGGGATCAGGCAGAGGGCCGCTATCCGCGCGGTCATCAGCCGAAGGTCGGCGCGGTCATCGCTTTCGCGAAGCAAGCCCGTCTCCCGCTCGGCCATGTCGCGGTTGTCAGCCGCATCGTGGAACGGCGCGTGCTGATGCTCACCCACGCCAACTGGTCCCGCATCGACGGTGCGCGGGGGCACACCGAGCAGGACGTGACGCTCTACGACGTATCGCCACGCAACGACTGGAGCGAGGTGAAGGTCTGGTATCGCGACTCCCAGGGGCTGGGCGGCACGATCTACAGCGTCAACGGCTTCATCTACGCGCCGGGCCAGCCTTCGCCCGAACTCACCTCGCGCAACCCCGATTATGTCGGCGCGCTGATCGACGCCTATGTCCCGGATGCCGGACGGGCGATGCGGTAGACCTATTCGGCAGCTTTATTGCCGTTTTGTAACATGGACGACACACAGCAGCTACAAAGTGTCCGTTTCGTAACTTTGCAATTGTGCTCCTCAATGCCGCTTTGGCACTGCCTTCTGATCGCCAACAGGGATTCAGGCGGTTCAAGAGGGGGAATCAATGACTTTACGAGGAACTATCATGCGCTCGAGCGCGCTCGGTGCATTGGCACTGGGCATTGGCGCGGTCTCCGGGCCGGTGTTTGCGCAGACTACGAGCGACCCCGCCGCAGCGGCGGAACAAGGCGAAGTTGTCGTCACTGGATCTCGCATTGTTCGCCCGGACTTGGAAAGCGCCAGTCCGGTCAGCGTGATCTCCGCACAGGAAATCCAGCTTCGTCAGCCGGGCACTGCTGAAGAACTGCTTCGTGACATGCCGGCGCTACGTCCTGCCATTGGTCCAGGCGTAAATAACGGTTCGGATGGCTCAGCCACGCTGGAACTGCGCGGTATCGACGCTAAGCGCACAATGGTATTGCTTGACGGTCGTCGCTTGGTGCCGTTTGGTCTTGACGGCCTCACTGACACCAACAACATCCCGGTTGCGCTGATCGAGCGCGTCGACACGCTGACGGGTGGTGCATCTTCGACTTACGGCGCCGACGCGGTCGCGGGCGTCATTAATTTTATCACGAAGCGCGATTTCAAGGGCATCACCGCTTCCGCCAACTACCGCGTTTCCGAAAAAGGCGACGCAACCCGGCTCAAGGCGGACGTCGTGGTCGGTGCATCGTTTGACGACGATCGCGGCAATGTCGTGCTGAGCGTTGGATATACCAAGGCCAATCCCTTGGAGACCACCTCGCGCGCCATCGGCGC from Sphingomonas sp. CL5.1 harbors:
- the rapZ gene encoding RNase adapter RapZ, with translation MTPPPEILLVTGMSGAGKSTVLKTLEDLGWEVVDNLPLSLLDRLLNALPPEGTEGMQRPLALGIGARTRDFDAAQVVAQVDRLRAKGGYEIGTLFLDCDSDELARRYDETRRRHPLALDRPARDGIERERELLAPLRRWANRLIDTSHFNANALAQQVRAAFSRSGLGDTIVSVMSFGFARGLPGDADLVFDMRFLRNPHWEPSLRPGTGQDEDVAAYIVADPAYADALRRIEDLLLLLVPRYIAEGKAYVTIAFGCTGGRHRSVHVAERVAGRLLNAGFSPTVTHRDLAAAPQDALEGHPIGQ
- a CDS encoding PTS sugar transporter subunit IIA; translated protein: MIGLVLVTHGRLADEFVTAMEHVVGPQQQVRTVAIGPDDDMEARRGDIRDAIAAVDAGRGVIVLTDLFGGTPSNLAISLMERGRVEVIAGINLPMLIRLESARKAMTVVAAVAAAREAGRKYISVASEVLGEAAA
- a CDS encoding HPr family phosphocarrier protein, which codes for MTVSREVQITNRRGLHARASAKFVTLASAQPIPVSVAKGCSSVTGTSIMGLMMLGAAMGDTIVISAVGEAAEQVVSAMCELVEAKFGED
- a CDS encoding RNA methyltransferase, whose amino-acid sequence is MPRQITAYSNPLVKHVRDLRDKRHRRESRQFLAEGLRILTEAHETGRLPRLLFFAAASARHPLVERLVAAVEAAGGEAIETTPDILSKLSGKDNPQAVVGVFDEFATALDALDRSGAGIWLVAERLRDPGNLGTILRTGDAVGTGGLILIGDCVDPFSVEAVRASMGALFTVPVVRCDWEAFLTWLRAGPGMLVGLSLQTKHDYRAPSYPAPTFLLTGNEAQGLPEEYEAACDLLVKLPMLGKADSLNAAVATAVMAYQVLASQRG
- a CDS encoding MoxR family ATPase translates to MKRFEGTQSYVATEDLKVAVNAAVMLRRPLLVKGEPGTGKTVLAYEIAKATGAPLIEWNVKSTTKAQQGLYEYDAVARLRDGQLGDERVHDISNYIRKGKLWEAFTAPQLPVLLIDEIDKADIEFPNDLLQELDRMEFHVYETRETVRAAERPIVVITSNNEKELPDAFLRRCFFHYIKFPDRETMQAIVDVHFPGIQKMLVSKAMDIFYEVREVPGLKKKPSTSELLDWLKLLLHEDMPLDVLQNRDPTKAIPPLHGALLKNEQDVMLFERLAFMAKRQANRP
- a CDS encoding CHAP domain-containing protein gives rise to the protein MGLAVAASAVPASAALLDYVGQCVPFARAASGIQIYGDAWTWWDQAEGRYPRGHQPKVGAVIAFAKQARLPLGHVAVVSRIVERRVLMLTHANWSRIDGARGHTEQDVTLYDVSPRNDWSEVKVWYRDSQGLGGTIYSVNGFIYAPGQPSPELTSRNPDYVGALIDAYVPDAGRAMR